A stretch of Gossypium hirsutum isolate 1008001.06 chromosome A06, Gossypium_hirsutum_v2.1, whole genome shotgun sequence DNA encodes these proteins:
- the LOC107963471 gene encoding auxin-responsive protein SAUR76 — MAKGGNKLMKLKSVLKKLNSFNHKQSRPASSSVVAASDTYEDVSSDVNLQPVYVGKSRRRYLISSDIVENPLFRELAEWSSGENDSDAVINVSCEVVLFEHLLWMLENADPHQPESLAELVEFYAC; from the coding sequence ATGGCAAAAGGCGGCAACAAGCTAATGAAGCTCAAATCAGTTCTGAAGAAGCTAAATTCATTCAACCACAAGCAAAGCCGTCCGGCGTCCAGCTCCGTAGTCGCCGCTTCCGACACCTACGAAGACGTGTCGTCGGACGTCAATCTTCAGCCCGTCTACGTGGGAAAATCCCGGAGACGATACCTTATCAGCTCCGACATCGTCGAAAACCCTTTGTTCCGTGAACTCGCGGAATGGTCGAGCGGCGAAAATGACTCCGACGCCGTCATCAACGTGTCGTGTGAGGTGGTGTTATTCGAACACTTGCTTTGGATGCTAGAAAATGCTGACCCTCATCAGCCCGAGTCTTTGGCGGAGCTTGTCGAGTTTTACGCTTGTTGA